A genome region from Penicillium psychrofluorescens genome assembly, chromosome: 3 includes the following:
- a CDS encoding uncharacterized protein (ID:PFLUO_004220-T1.cds;~source:funannotate) gives MGSHKVPITFAGLLYDRFQPLQSGEVVPEGIGLNFLALHHPRDIFDRMAGGKEFDASELSLSEYICRYAMGLRDFVAIPVFPSRAFRHGYIAVNSTIVKEPKDLNGKKIGVPLYTMTAAVWIRSVLKQHGVDLDSIHWVQGSFVSAEGYGKPAAMPLVEPVNITQNNSGKSLSQMLEDGDIAATIGADLPPSFRTAEHVKRLFPDFKDVEKTYFKEKGVFPIMHTVVVKRELVDKYPWLPSSLFNAFNDAKEVARVRMRFLDALRYMLPWLAAEVDEIDQIFGGDAWVYGVESNHRTLETLVDALYDQAMISSKPTLEELFAPIRGQNWKAGWGTTPPKPSR, from the coding sequence ATGGGCTCCCACAAAGTTCCTATCACCTTTGCAGGTCTGCTGTACGACCGTTTCCAGCCGCTGCAGTCAGGTGAGGTCGTGCCAGAGGGCATCGGTTTAAATTTCCTGGCTCTCCATCACCCTCGAGATATCTTTGATCGGATGGCCGGAGGCAAAGAGTTTGATGCGTCCGAACTCAGTCTCAGCGAATATATTTGTCGTTATGCGATGGGTCTCCGCGATTTTGTTGCGATACCAGTGTTTCCATCCAGAGCATTTCGGCATGGATACATTGCAGTGAACAGTACTATTGTCAAAGAACCGAAGGATTTGAATGGCAAAAAGATTGGGGTGCCGCTTTACACCATGACGGCCGCAGTCTGGATTCGCTCAGTGCTCAAGCAACATGGCGTCGATCTTGACAGCATTCATTGGGTCCAAGGCTCCTTTGTGAGCGCCGAAGGATATGGTAAACCGGCAGCGATGCCCCTGGTAGAGCCTGTGAACATTACACAGAACAATAGCGGCAAGTCGCTGAGCCAGATGTTGGAGGACGGCGATATCGCTGCAACGATCGGGGCGGACCTTCCGCCGTCTTTTCGTACCGCGGAGCATGTTAAAAGGTTATTTCCTGATTTCAAGGACGTGGAGAAGACATACTTTAAAGAGAAAGGTGTCTTCCCCATTATGCATACGGTGGTCGTGAAGCGGGAGCTCGTCGACAAGTATCCTTGGCTGCCGTCAAGTCTCTTCAATGCTTTCAATGATGCAAAAGAGGTCGCGCGGGTCCGTATGCGCTTTTTGGATGCTCTAAGATATATGCTGCCGTGGCTGGCCGCCGAAGTCGACGAAATCGACCAGATCTTCGGAGGTGATGCCTGGGTTTACGGTGTCGAGTCGAACCACAGAACGCTCGAGACTCTTGTTGATGCTCTATACGACCAGGCAATGATAAGCAGTAAACCCACCCTTGAGGAGCTCTTCGCTCCTATCCGGGGCCAAAATTGGAAGGCTGGCTGGGGAACGACGCCCCCAAAGCCTTCGCGGTGA